The following coding sequences lie in one Sesamum indicum cultivar Zhongzhi No. 13 linkage group LG9, S_indicum_v1.0, whole genome shotgun sequence genomic window:
- the LOC105170042 gene encoding photosystem I subunit O, with protein MSAAAAAMATTHVVGLGTSTFSNSPNKPLNLSSGFLKSPVTTRNPLRVAQASGGKFTCFERDWLRRDLNVIGFGLIGWIAPSSIPAINGNSLTGLFFSSIGTELAHFPTGPALTSPFWLWLVCWHLGLFLTLTFGQIGFKGRTEDYF; from the exons AtgtctgctgctgctgctgctatgGCTACAACTCATGTTGTGGGATTGGGCACTTCAACCTTCTCTAATTCCCCAAACAAACCTCTAAACCTTTCTTCAG GATTCTTAAAATCTCCGGTGACTACGAGGAACCCTCTAAGAGTAGCACAAGCCTCAGGAGGAAAATTCACATg CTTCGAGAGAGACTGGCTGCGAAGGGACCTGAATGTGATTGGGTTTGGTCTCATCGGGTGGATTGCACCATCAAGCATTCCAGCCATCAACGGCAACAGCTTGACTGGCCTCTTCTTCTCGAGCATCGGCACTGAGCTCGCCCACTTCCCCACTGGACCTGCCCTCACTTCCCCATTCTG GTTGTGGTTGGTTTGCTGGCACTTGGGATTGTTCCTCACCCTCACATTTGGGCAGATTGGGTTTAAGGGAAGGACTGAGGATTACTTCTaa
- the LOC105170043 gene encoding uncharacterized protein At5g41620: MPRQNLNVDVKIGGRKCKVRKRGCSSSSSSSLVQNYRLKRAFLVGKRVGSTTPVPMWKMMGSKSPSLENDKVFKYLAAKGGERAKELSVSARKLAATLWEIDGWPSPRGKRESLEDEMGVVRKERSLQSSKLGSMVLALSDLFHSPVSERMDPPKVGSHRRRASAGSQKLLQVNCDLGGAKSLHNCMVEVDQTQNPARSPCRHIIGTKNRLKDVYNGLVTSKELLKVMSRICHLEDQNSTSLSLFSALKFELDRACIHVCKLIQEQKASRSEIEVLLKQFEEEKMVWKLKEQDRIRSAITSIAGELETEKKLRRQTERLNKKLGRELAETKASLSKQAKDLESEKRARQILEQVCDELARGIGEDRAEVEELKKQSAKVREEVEKEREMLQLADVLREERVQMKLLEAKYQFEEKNALVDNLRNELEAYLKSKTGEEQADGSPSYDKIKELEKYLRETLPGSCQYQDKDKEDVVAPNKEEEGEEEDDDDSAESDLHSIELTVDDISKSFQWSDAIKNETKKNSVDKSKGRKPFQEKTTKPTISDGIGWEFTNNKQENLDVFDRRGLFEFASQPWKQDVEDELERYNMIKDLRDHIVSGSRMVSSQDLATPSQNVDQPILSSKDPNGLVCHG; this comes from the exons ATGCCAAGGCAAAACTTGAATGTGGATGTGAAAATTGGAGGGAGGAAATGCAAAGTGAGGAAGAGGGGTTGTtcctcatcatcttcatcatcattaGTGCAGAATTACCGTTTAAAGCGCGCTTTTTTGGTGGGGAAAAGAGTGGGATCAACCACTCCGGTGCCAATGTGGAAAATGATGGGTTCAAAGTCACCATCACTGGAAAATGATAAGGTATTCAAGTATCTGGCTGCAAAAGGTGGTGAAAGGGCCAAAGAGTTGTCGGTGTCAGCCCGGAAACTGGCTGCCACTCTGTGGGAGATTGATGGTTGGCCTTCACCAAGAGGGAAAAGGGAGAGTTTGGAGGATGAAATGGGAGTTGTTAGGAAAGAAAGGAGTTTGCAGTCGTCGAAATTGGGATCAATGGTTCTTGCTTTGTCTGATCTGTTTCATAGTCCTGTTTCTGAG AGAATGGATCCACCTAAAGTTGGCAGCCATAGAAGGAGAGCATCAGCAGGTTCTCAAAAACTTCTGCAGGTTAATTGTGATCTTGGAGGGGCCAAGTCTCTCCATAATTGCATGGTGGag GTTGATCAGACACAAAATCCTGCCCGGAGTCCATGCAGACATATAATTGGAACAAAGAATCGTCTTAAGGATGTATACAATGGCCTTGTAACTTCCAAAGAACTGCTCAAAGTAATGAGTCGTATATGCCATCTTGAAGATCAGAACTCCACAAGCTTGTCCCTTTTCTCAGCCCTGAAATTTGAGCTTGATCGGGCGTGTATCCATGTCTGTAAACTAATCCAAGAACAAAAGGCAAGCCGGAGTGAGATTGAAGTTCTGTTGAAACAGTTTGAGGAGGAAAAGATGGTGTGGAAGTTAAAAGAACAAGACAGGATTCGCAGCGCCATCACATCTATAGCTGGAGAGCTCGAGACAGAGAAGAAGCTGAGGCGACAGACTGAGAGACTGAACAAGAAGCTGGGGAGAGAGTTAGCGGAGACAAAGGCATCCCTGTCGAAGCAAGCGAAAGATCTTGAGAGCGAAAAGAGGGCACGACAAATATTAGAGCAAGTATGTGACGAGTTGGCTAGAGGCATAGGCGAAGATCGGGCTGAGGTGGAGGAGCTGAAGAAGCAATCTGCAAAAGTCCGAGAAGAGGTGGAAAAAGAGCGCGAAATGCTTCAATTGGCCGATGTATTACGTGAGGAAAGAGTACAGATGAAGCTCTTGGAAGCAAAGTATCAATTTGAGGAGAAAAATGCACTTGTTGACAATCTGAGGAATGAACTCGAGGCCTATTTGAAGTCCAAGACAGGTGAAGAACAAGCAGATGGCTCCCCAAGCTATGACAAAATTAAGGAGCTTGAGAAATATTTGAGGGAAACGTTGCCAGGCTCCTGCCAGTACCAAGACAAAGATAAAGAAGATGTCGTAGCACCAAATAAAGAAGAGGAGGGCGAGGAGGAAGACGACGATGATTCAGCTGAGAGCGACCTCCATTCAATCGAACTAACAGTGGATGATATTAGCAAGAGCTTTCAATGGAGTGATGCTATCAAGAATGAAACAAAGAAGAATTCAGTTGATAAGAGTAAAGGGAGAAAGCCCTTTcaagagaaaacaacaaaaccaACCATTTCTGATGGAATAGGATGGGAATTCACAAacaataaacaagaaaatctaGATGTGTTTGACAGGAGAGGACTGTTTGAATTTGCATCACAGCCTTGGAAGCAGGACGTCGAGGACGAACTCGAGCGATACAACATGATCAAAGATCTCAGGGACCACATTGTCTCCGGTTCAAGAATGGTGTCGTCTCAAGACTTGGCCACTCCCAGCCAAAACGTCGACCAACCGATCCTTTCCTCAAAGGATCCTAATGGGTTGGTATGccacggttag
- the LOC105170044 gene encoding bifunctional nitrilase/nitrile hydratase NIT4A: MHSAVATPSPNRTQTAEETIQLAEKLRDMALVPSATVNDGPLFAEVDMGADATAPTIRATVVQAATVFYDTPATLDKAERLLAEAASYGSQLVVFPEAFIGGYPRGSTFGVAIGNRSAKGREEFRKYHASAIDVPGPEVDRLAAMAGKYKVYLVIGVIERDGYTLYCTVLFFDSQGRFLGKHRKIMPTALERVIWGFGDGSTIPVFETPIGKIGAAICWENRMPLLRTAMYAKGVEIYCAPTADARDVWQASMTHIAVEGGCFVLSANQFCRRKDYPPPPDYVFTGTEEDLLPDSVVCAGGSVIISPMGTVLAGPNYEGEALISADLDLGEVARAKFDFDVVGHYSRPEVLSLTVKDHPMTPVSFTSASGKAETSQK; encoded by the exons ATGCATAGCGCGGTGGCAACACCGTCACCTAATCGGACTCAAACAGCAGAAGAGACAATACAATTAGCGGAAAAGCTTAGAGACATGGCTTTAGTTCCAAGTGCAACTGTGAATGATGGCCCATTGTTTGCGGAGGTTGATATGGGGGCTGATGCCACTGCTCCGACCATACGGGCCACCGTGGTGCAGGCCGCCACCGTGTTCTATGACACTCCCGCCACTCTTG ATAAAGCTGAAAGGCTGCTTGCTGAAGCAGCCTCATACGGTTCTCAATTAGTTGTGTTTCCTGAAGCATTCATTGGTGGCTATCCACGTGGATCTACTTTTGGTGTTGCAATTGGTAACCGTTCAGCCAAGGGTAGAGAAGAGTTCAGAAAGTATCATGCCTCTGCTATTGATGTTCCTG GTCCTGAAGTTGATCGGTTGGCTGCTATGGCTGGAAAGTATAAGGTGTATTTAGTAATAGGCGTTATAGAGAGGGATGGATACACTCTATACTGTACTGTCCTGTTTTTCGATTCTCAAGGTCGATTCCTCGGAAAGCATAGGAAAATCATGCCTACAGCACTGGAGCGCGTCATTTGGGGATTTGGTGATGGATCGACAATTCCTGTTTTTGAGACACCGATTGGCAAAATTGGTGCTGCAATTTGTTGGGAAAACAGAATGCCACTTCTAAGGACAGCAATGTATGCAAAAG GTGTTGAAATATACTGTGCGCCCACAGCTGATGCCAGAGACGTTTGGCAAGCATCAATGACCCACATTGCTGTTGAAGGCGGGTGTTTCGTCCTATCGGCCAATCAGTTCTGCAGAAGAAAAGACTATCCACCTCCGCCTGATTACGTTTTTACTGGCACAGAAGAGGATCTTCTGCCTGATTCAGTTGTTTGTGCCGGTGGTAGCGTCATCATTTCGCCGATGGGAACTGTGCTGGCGGGTCCAAATTATGAAGGGGAGGCACTCATATCTGCTGATTTAG ATCTTGGAGAGGTGGCTCGTgccaaatttgattttgatgtgGTCGGGCATTATTCTCGACCTGAAGTTCTCAGTCTCACCGTTAAGGACCACCCCATGACTCCAGTTTCCTTCACTTCCGCATCTGGAAAAGCAGAAACGTCTCAGAAGTAA
- the LOC105170045 gene encoding NAC domain-containing protein 40, with the protein MVQRLLEQSHFRICSLLCQQHISQSRNLFGNVRQKGFSFVPIIGDEMDGSERKLGSFARNNTNISMEISIAEASSMFPGFRFSPTDEELIQYYLRKKLQGSDEGVEVIPEVDICRHEPWDLPAQAIIQSDNEWFFFSPRGRKYPNGSQSKRATESGYWKATGKERSVKSGSNVIGTKRTLVFHTGRAPKGQRTEWIMHEYCTSEKSQDAMVVCRLRKNSEFHLNDNLKKNSIKKDLPAVNNSMTSLSCGEQSGMVDGVKPVDSCSKDCTSSYNSQSVEQVDTGAESDDKQPSDFSQDGCSSLKKDYADEEDCYADIMKDDIVKLDEHPGPSVVPVVKPKSELRNNQATVSLLPFQGTANRRLRLRRHRIESYQEGRIEIYKFVKQNIPIEGGPDSNTWRRPESLIDNLTTKKIKLPFFLLLLTLILMILFLSFIVGFLADHNG; encoded by the exons ATGGTACAGAGACTTCTCGAGCAGTCCCACTTCAGAATCTGTTCTTTACTTTGCCAACAACACATCTCTCAATCAAGAAACCTATTCGGAAACGTGCGTCAAAAGGGCTTTTCTTTTGTACCTATAATTGGTGACGAAATGGATGGAAGCGAGAGAAAATTAGGATCTTTTGCAAGAAACAATACTAATATTTCCATGGAAATCTCCATAGCAGAAGCCTCCTCTATGTTTCCGGGTTTCCGGTTTTCCCCGACAGACGAGGAGCTGATTCAGTATTACCTGAGGAAGAAGCTTCAGGGGTCCGATGAGGGTGTTGAGGTTATTCCTGAGGTTGATATTTGTAGGCATGAGCCTTGGGATTTACCAG CTCAAGCCATTATTCAGTCGGATAATGAATGGTTCTTCTTTTCTCCTCGTGGGAGGAAGTATCCAAATGGTTCTCAAAGTAAAAGGGCAACTGAATCCGGATACTGGAAGGCAACAGGAAAAGAACGAAGTGTAAAATCGGGTTCAAATGTAATTGGCACAAAGAGGACTTTAGTGTTCCACACAGGTCGGGCACCAAAAGGGCAAAGAACAGAGTGGATAATGCACGAGTATTGTACGAGTGAGAAATCCCAG GACGCTATGGTAGTTTGCCGCTTACGGAAGAACAGTGAATTCCATTTAAATGacaatctgaaaaagaattCTATCAAGAAGGATTTGCCAGCAGTAAATAACAGTATGACTAGTTTATCTTGTGGTGAGCAATCCGGTATGGTTGATGGGGTGAAGCCAGTTGATAGCTGTTCAAAGGACTGTACTAGCAGTTACAATTCTCAGTCTGTAGAACAAGTTGACACTGGTGCTGAATCTGATGATAAACAACCGAGTGATTTCTCTCAGGACGGCTGTTCGAGCCTCAAGAAG GATTATGCTGACGAAGAGGATTGTTACGCCGACATAATGAAGGACGACATAGTTAAGCTAGATGAGCATCCTGGGCCGTCGGTGGTGCCTGTTGTAAAACCCAAGTCTGAACTGAGGAACAATCAGGCCACTGTGTCTTTGCTTCCTTTCCAGGGAACCGCAAATCGACGGCTCAGACTGAGAAGGCATAGGATTGAATCTTATCAGGAGGGGCGAATCGAGATCTATAAATTTGTGAAACAGAATATTCCTATTGAGGGCGGCCCTGATTCGAACACTTGGCGGAGACCTGAGAGCTTGATCGACAATTTGACGACTAAAAAGATCAAACTTCCATTCTTCCTGCTTCTCTTAACGTTAATCTTGATGATACTATTTCTGTCCTTCATAGTGGGATTCCTGGCTGATCATAATGGATAA